The following proteins are co-located in the Flammeovirga kamogawensis genome:
- a CDS encoding C45 family peptidase: MRKLGIALSLLILILIVWVESWINIPHPTISDTSITTLKVDTLSSTRFVLKNNFINKKKEGIWELYTEGTPFEIGYSTGKLSQDILQQQERVFIEKISEKSPSKSIGVIRVLNAMYNRHLDNRILPEYCKEMYGISLNASTKYNDFGTPYQRILNYHGIYDIEHSFEDVEVKGNTAFAIKGKKTLDNDVLIGRNFDFSLGKEFDQQKIIHFVKPQEGFKYASISWGGFIGAVSGMNETGLTVSINAVESKFPLAATMPMSLIAREILQYALTVDEAYNIAFTKEAYISESILVSSAFDTTAILIEKTPTGIDSLHMRTDELIVTNHLQTPSLHPAKVYNEENATQYRAIRLTELLAERQHLSVIDIARILRDTKGIENQNIGYGNQKSINTLNLHHSVIFKPLSKEMWVAAHHSQLDEYICYNLDSVFQGAENYPPPISLSITNKHIPKDEFIETTDFKNYATFKALATKYKNWNYELEKLTDNEIQEFIQLNPEAYESYEIIGDYYAKNNNWKTAAEYYQMALSKEVATLKSKKELQEKVSVTVK; this comes from the coding sequence ATGAGGAAACTAGGAATAGCACTCTCTCTATTAATATTAATTCTTATTGTATGGGTAGAATCTTGGATTAATATCCCTCACCCAACAATTAGTGATACTTCTATTACAACTCTAAAAGTTGATACGTTAAGCAGTACTCGTTTTGTTCTAAAAAATAATTTCATCAATAAGAAAAAGGAAGGAATTTGGGAGCTTTATACAGAAGGTACTCCCTTTGAAATTGGCTACAGTACAGGTAAATTAAGTCAAGACATTTTACAACAACAAGAACGAGTTTTTATAGAAAAAATATCTGAAAAGTCACCGAGTAAAAGCATTGGAGTTATTAGAGTATTAAATGCTATGTACAACCGCCATCTTGATAATAGAATCTTACCTGAATATTGTAAAGAAATGTATGGTATTTCTTTAAATGCCTCTACTAAATATAACGATTTTGGAACGCCTTATCAGAGAATATTAAACTACCACGGTATTTATGATATTGAACACTCTTTTGAAGATGTTGAGGTAAAAGGAAATACAGCCTTTGCCATTAAAGGAAAAAAAACGTTAGACAATGATGTACTTATTGGTAGAAATTTTGATTTCTCTTTGGGTAAAGAATTTGATCAACAAAAAATAATACATTTTGTAAAACCACAAGAAGGTTTTAAGTATGCTTCTATTAGCTGGGGTGGGTTTATTGGTGCTGTTTCTGGCATGAACGAGACAGGTTTAACTGTAAGTATTAATGCTGTTGAATCTAAATTTCCGTTAGCAGCTACAATGCCTATGTCCCTTATTGCAAGAGAAATTTTACAATATGCACTAACAGTGGATGAAGCTTATAATATTGCATTCACAAAAGAAGCTTATATTTCTGAATCTATATTAGTTTCTTCTGCTTTTGATACTACTGCTATCCTAATAGAAAAAACACCTACTGGTATTGATTCTCTACATATGAGAACCGATGAACTTATAGTTACCAACCACCTTCAGACACCATCTTTACACCCTGCCAAAGTATATAATGAAGAAAATGCTACACAATATAGAGCAATTAGACTTACCGAATTATTGGCTGAAAGACAGCATTTATCTGTAATTGATATTGCTCGTATTTTAAGAGATACAAAAGGGATCGAAAATCAGAATATTGGATATGGAAATCAGAAATCTATAAACACTCTTAATTTACATCACTCTGTCATCTTTAAGCCTTTAAGTAAAGAAATGTGGGTAGCAGCTCATCATTCTCAACTAGACGAATATATTTGCTATAATCTAGACTCTGTATTTCAAGGTGCTGAAAATTATCCTCCTCCAATTTCACTGTCTATTACCAACAAACACATTCCTAAAGATGAGTTTATAGAAACAACTGATTTTAAAAACTACGCTACTTTTAAAGCATTAGCCACAAAATATAAAAATTGGAATTACGAATTAGAGAAACTTACTGATAATGAGATTCAAGAATTTATACAATTAAACCCTGAGGCTTATGAAAGTTATGAGATAATTGGGGATTATTACGCCAAAAATAATAATTGGAAAACAGCTGCTGAATATTATCAAATGGCTTTGAGTAAAGAGGTAGCAACACTAAAAAGTAAAAAAGAATTACAAGAAAAAGTATCTGTTACCGTAAAATAA
- a CDS encoding aminopeptidase: MIAFLGYYHKEATYGIRQGLGQLDIMFNAKPLDVYLADTSFTEEQKSKIRLIQEIRQFTVDSLGLDKSNSYTKLYNQHGNPILWTVTACAPFNFEAKRWSFPIFGTFSYKGFFDKQLAKQARDKLRDEGFDAEVGEVSAWSTLGVLNDPILSNMLNRNVGSLSRLIIHELTHGTLYVKNSVSYNENLADFVGDEGAKRFLIYKYGRHSIEYVTYMARKEDRKVFSEYILKGTKELDSLYLSFPESMSVDQKNELKNKKISEITKGIQHLQFANDRYCDYFSDFTPNNTFFMGFKRYRGKQNEFKEEFDNQFNGDFHAYMTYLKETYKPLF, from the coding sequence ATGATAGCATTCTTAGGGTATTACCATAAAGAAGCAACTTATGGAATTCGTCAGGGTTTAGGGCAATTAGATATTATGTTTAATGCAAAACCCCTTGATGTTTACTTAGCTGATACCTCTTTTACAGAAGAACAAAAGAGTAAGATTAGATTAATTCAGGAGATACGTCAGTTTACTGTAGACTCTCTAGGTCTAGATAAATCGAATAGCTATACTAAATTATATAACCAACACGGTAATCCAATTCTTTGGACAGTAACAGCCTGTGCTCCTTTTAATTTTGAAGCAAAAAGATGGTCCTTTCCTATTTTTGGAACGTTTTCTTATAAAGGTTTTTTTGATAAACAATTGGCAAAACAAGCTAGAGATAAATTAAGAGACGAAGGTTTTGATGCCGAGGTTGGAGAAGTGTCTGCTTGGTCTACTTTAGGAGTTTTGAATGATCCTATATTATCAAACATGCTCAATAGAAATGTAGGTAGTTTATCTCGTTTAATAATTCATGAGCTAACTCATGGTACTCTCTATGTTAAAAATAGTGTTTCATATAATGAGAACTTAGCAGATTTTGTTGGTGACGAAGGTGCTAAAAGATTTTTAATTTATAAATATGGTAGACACTCAATAGAATATGTAACGTATATGGCAAGGAAAGAAGACCGTAAAGTGTTTTCAGAATATATATTGAAAGGAACTAAAGAGCTTGATAGTCTATATTTATCTTTTCCAGAGAGTATGAGCGTGGATCAAAAAAATGAATTAAAAAACAAGAAAATTTCTGAAATAACGAAAGGTATCCAACATCTTCAATTTGCAAACGATCGCTACTGTGATTATTTCTCAGATTTCACTCCTAATAATACCTTCTTTATGGGTTTTAAAAGATATAGAGGAAAACAGAATGAGTTTAAAGAAGAATTTGATAACCAATTTAATGGCGATTTTCATGCTTATATGACTTATTTGAAAGAGACTTATAAACCATTGTTTTAG
- a CDS encoding pyridoxal-phosphate dependent enzyme: MNKKQHDLISLIGNTPIVKVSNIDTGNCELYLKLENQNPGGSIKDRIALSMIENAEKAGKIKPGDTLIEATAGNTGLGLALIAILKGYKLILVMPDKMSGEKVAHLKAMGVEVLQTRSDVGKGHPEYYQDMALRISKEKGYYYIDQFSNPDNSLAHELTTAPEIFNQMDGKVDAVVSGVGSSGTISGMAAFFKKESPDTDLVLADPEGSILKDYIDTGKYGEAGSWYVEGIGEDFIPDIADFSMTKTAYSISDKESFNTAREVLIKEGILAGSSSGTLIAAALKYCREQTTPKRVVTFVCDSGNKYFSKLFNDNWMKEKGFIDKETFGDLRDLISNYYDRGEVVTASIEDTLLDAYKKMKTHDISQLPIMDGDSILGIIDESDILFSVYDDESAFERFVAEYMTSNLVVIDASDSIDRLMEIFRDGMVAILMNDSKFVGLITKIDVLNHLRQQTSNDKGKG, from the coding sequence ATGAACAAAAAACAACATGACCTTATTTCTCTGATTGGAAATACTCCTATCGTTAAAGTTAGTAATATAGATACAGGCAATTGTGAGTTGTATTTAAAGCTAGAAAACCAGAACCCAGGTGGATCTATTAAAGATCGTATTGCTTTAAGTATGATTGAAAATGCTGAAAAAGCAGGTAAAATTAAACCTGGTGATACTTTAATTGAAGCAACCGCAGGTAATACTGGTTTAGGATTGGCTTTAATTGCTATTCTTAAAGGCTATAAATTGATTTTAGTTATGCCTGATAAGATGAGTGGAGAAAAAGTAGCTCACTTAAAAGCAATGGGAGTAGAGGTTTTACAAACACGTTCTGATGTTGGTAAAGGTCACCCAGAATATTATCAAGATATGGCATTGCGTATCTCTAAAGAAAAGGGATACTATTATATAGATCAGTTCTCTAACCCAGATAACTCTTTAGCACACGAATTAACTACTGCTCCAGAAATTTTTAATCAGATGGATGGTAAAGTAGATGCTGTTGTTTCTGGTGTGGGATCTTCGGGAACAATTTCTGGTATGGCTGCTTTCTTTAAAAAGGAAAGTCCAGATACAGATTTAGTACTTGCAGATCCAGAAGGATCAATCTTAAAAGATTATATAGATACAGGAAAATACGGAGAAGCTGGTTCTTGGTATGTAGAAGGTATTGGAGAGGATTTTATTCCTGATATTGCCGACTTCTCTATGACTAAAACAGCCTATTCTATTTCTGATAAAGAAAGTTTTAATACTGCTCGTGAAGTTTTAATAAAAGAAGGAATTCTAGCAGGATCTTCTTCAGGAACTTTAATTGCTGCAGCTTTAAAATATTGCCGTGAGCAAACAACTCCTAAACGTGTAGTTACTTTTGTTTGTGATAGTGGTAACAAATACTTCTCAAAATTATTTAACGATAATTGGATGAAGGAAAAAGGCTTTATCGATAAAGAAACTTTTGGCGATTTACGTGACCTTATTTCTAATTATTATGATAGAGGTGAGGTAGTAACGGCAAGTATTGAAGATACGCTTTTAGATGCTTATAAAAAGATGAAAACTCATGATATTTCTCAGCTTCCTATTATGGATGGTGATAGTATCTTAGGTATTATTGATGAATCTGATATTCTTTTTAGCGTTTATGATGATGAATCTGCCTTTGAGCGTTTTGTTGCAGAATACATGACCAGTAATTTAGTAGTAATTGATGCATCTGATAGTATTGACCGTTTAATGGAAATCTTCCGTGATGGAATGGTGGCTATTTTAATGAACGATAGTAAATTTGTTGGGCTTATTACTAAGATTGATGTCTTGAACCATTTAAGACAACAAACGTCTAATGATAAAGGTAAAGGTTGA
- the recA gene encoding recombinase RecA, whose protein sequence is MAADKGQGTEKLKALETTIAKLEKQFGKGAVMKMTDDSVTDVPVISTGSLGLDLALGVGGIPKGRIIEIYGPESSGKTTLTLHIIAEAQKQGGMAAFIDAEHAFDKIYAEKLGIDMERLLVAQPDHGEQALEIAEQLVRSGAIDVMVIDSVAALVPKAELEGDMGDSKMGLHARLMSQALRKITGAISKTGCSCIFINQLREKIGVMFGNPETTTGGNALKYYASVRLDIRRIGAIKESSDNITGNRTRVKVQKNKVAPPFKQTEFDILYGEGISRAGEVLDMAVEFEIVNKAGSWFSYSGSKLGQGRETVKELIKNNPELMEELEEKIRTQVFGKGTEEEEVAPEVAE, encoded by the coding sequence ATGGCTGCGGATAAAGGTCAAGGCACAGAAAAATTAAAAGCATTAGAAACTACTATTGCTAAGTTAGAAAAGCAATTCGGTAAAGGAGCTGTTATGAAAATGACAGATGATAGTGTTACCGATGTACCTGTAATCTCAACGGGTTCATTAGGATTGGACTTAGCATTGGGTGTTGGAGGTATTCCTAAAGGTCGTATTATTGAAATTTACGGTCCTGAATCTTCTGGTAAAACAACTTTGACTTTACACATTATTGCCGAAGCACAAAAGCAAGGTGGTATGGCAGCATTTATTGATGCAGAACATGCATTCGATAAAATCTATGCTGAGAAATTAGGTATCGATATGGAACGCCTATTAGTAGCTCAGCCAGATCATGGTGAACAAGCATTAGAAATTGCAGAACAATTAGTACGTTCTGGAGCTATTGATGTTATGGTAATTGACTCAGTAGCTGCATTAGTTCCTAAAGCAGAATTAGAAGGTGATATGGGAGATAGTAAAATGGGTCTTCATGCTCGTTTAATGTCTCAAGCATTACGTAAAATTACAGGTGCAATTAGTAAAACAGGTTGTTCTTGTATCTTCATTAACCAATTACGTGAAAAGATTGGTGTAATGTTCGGTAACCCAGAAACAACAACTGGTGGTAATGCTTTAAAATATTATGCTTCTGTACGTTTAGATATTCGTCGTATTGGTGCTATCAAAGAATCTAGCGATAATATTACAGGTAACCGTACTAGAGTAAAAGTTCAAAAGAATAAAGTTGCACCTCCATTTAAACAAACTGAGTTTGATATCCTTTATGGTGAAGGTATCTCTCGTGCAGGTGAGGTATTAGATATGGCTGTAGAATTTGAAATTGTAAATAAAGCAGGTTCATGGTTCTCATATAGCGGTTCTAAATTAGGTCAAGGTAGAGAAACTGTAAAAGAGTTGATCAAAAATAACCCTGAACTAATGGAAGAATTAGAAGAGAAGATTAGAACTCAAGTATTTGGAAAAGGTACTGAAGAAGAAGAGGTAGCTCCTGAAGTTGCTGAGTAA
- a CDS encoding glycosyltransferase family 9 protein, which translates to MRVQQLKNIVISGSDNLKDFSISIQIISYLKNKYTDSLITWIGNSVQYEISKFITSIDQFILFDTIDDNTLKDTDAIFFLKSNKELSKKARDLKVSYRIGGKDSWRNNRRLTHSIDTSTATSLLDAHLSFLHVLDIDTSTNVKEQLIEHPIAIFRGIIKKDLKNIVFYPYRSNAHRAWPGIRYFELIDSLPKYENNYIIAGLEEEGKALKFTAPELFRVPSVKDATDLESLEEVLALIAKSDVLITYNTDISNFAEAMGKKVICITSSADAFFINKKIKNILTEKTDCFECIGDKPCECLKKLGTEEVIQFINE; encoded by the coding sequence ATGAGAGTGCAACAATTAAAGAATATTGTTATAAGTGGTAGTGATAATTTAAAAGATTTCAGTATTTCTATACAGATAATCAGTTATTTAAAAAATAAATACACTGATTCTCTAATTACTTGGATAGGAAATTCTGTACAATACGAAATTTCCAAATTTATTACATCTATAGATCAATTTATTTTATTTGATACTATTGATGATAATACCTTGAAAGATACAGATGCTATCTTTTTCTTAAAGAGTAATAAAGAGTTATCTAAAAAGGCACGTGATTTAAAAGTTAGCTACAGAATAGGAGGTAAAGATTCTTGGAGAAATAATAGAAGGTTAACCCACAGTATTGATACTAGTACTGCTACTTCTCTATTAGACGCTCACTTGTCATTTCTTCATGTATTAGATATTGATACTTCTACCAATGTAAAAGAGCAATTAATAGAGCATCCTATTGCAATTTTTAGAGGTATCATTAAAAAGGATTTAAAAAATATAGTTTTCTATCCTTATAGGTCGAATGCACATAGAGCATGGCCGGGTATTAGGTATTTTGAATTAATTGATTCATTACCTAAATATGAAAACAATTATATTATTGCTGGACTTGAAGAAGAAGGAAAGGCATTAAAATTTACTGCTCCAGAATTATTTAGAGTACCTAGTGTAAAAGACGCTACAGATTTAGAAAGCCTTGAAGAAGTACTTGCCTTAATTGCTAAATCAGATGTATTAATTACATACAATACAGACATTTCTAATTTTGCAGAAGCAATGGGTAAAAAAGTAATTTGTATCACTTCATCTGCAGATGCTTTTTTTATCAATAAAAAAATAAAAAATATTCTAACTGAAAAAACAGATTGCTTTGAATGTATAGGAGATAAACCTTGTGAGTGTTTGAAGAAGTTGGGGACTGAAGAGGTTATTCAATTTATTAATGAATAA
- a CDS encoding sigma-70 family RNA polymerase sigma factor, producing MSNNLKKKNSTQERLIIFDREFAPHTDSMYSFAYRLTGDDEDAKDLVQDTHMKAYRFIDSFEKGTNAKAWLFRILKNSFINEYRRKSKEPSKIDYNEVETIYNGEKNDPNLVSGIRQDNNKYRIGDEITSALNALGVDFRIVIILCDLEGFTYEEMSKILDIPIGTVRSRLHRARNLLKEKLVGYAKKMGYSQKKAN from the coding sequence ATGAGTAATAACCTAAAGAAGAAGAATTCTACTCAAGAACGATTAATTATTTTCGACCGAGAGTTTGCTCCTCACACAGATTCAATGTATAGTTTTGCCTATCGTTTAACTGGAGATGATGAAGACGCAAAAGATTTAGTACAAGATACGCACATGAAAGCGTATAGATTTATCGATTCATTCGAAAAAGGAACAAATGCAAAAGCTTGGTTGTTCCGAATTTTAAAAAACAGTTTTATCAATGAGTATAGAAGGAAGAGTAAAGAACCTTCAAAAATTGATTATAATGAGGTTGAGACTATTTATAATGGAGAAAAAAATGATCCTAATTTAGTTTCAGGTATACGCCAGGATAACAATAAATATAGAATTGGTGATGAAATAACGAGTGCTTTAAATGCATTAGGCGTTGATTTCAGAATTGTTATCATTTTATGTGATCTTGAAGGGTTTACCTATGAAGAAATGTCTAAAATCCTTGATATCCCTATTGGAACGGTAAGAAGTAGGCTACATAGAGCCCGAAATTTATTGAAAGAAAAGCTAGTTGGTTACGCAAAAAAAATGGGATATTCTCAAAAGAAAGCAAACTAA
- the gmk gene encoding guanylate kinase: protein MKSGKVFIFSAPSGSGKTTVVRHLLSVFPELTFSISATTRAPRGEEKDAKDYYFISLDDFKNRIANDEFVEHEEVYEGLFYGTLKSEIERIWNEGKHVVLDVDVQGGISLKKYFADKAVSVFVCPPNVECLEQRLRDRATDSEEAIKERVAKAAEEMPFGDQFDIRLINEDLPTALANAEKLVEEVVA, encoded by the coding sequence ATGAAATCAGGCAAAGTATTTATCTTTTCCGCACCGTCAGGATCAGGTAAAACCACCGTTGTGAGACACCTTTTAAGTGTATTCCCTGAATTGACATTTTCAATATCAGCAACTACACGTGCTCCGAGAGGAGAAGAAAAAGATGCTAAAGACTATTATTTCATTTCTCTCGATGATTTCAAAAATCGAATTGCAAATGATGAATTTGTAGAACATGAAGAAGTTTATGAAGGGCTCTTCTATGGAACTTTGAAAAGTGAAATAGAAAGAATTTGGAACGAAGGCAAACATGTTGTTTTAGATGTAGATGTGCAAGGAGGCATTAGTCTAAAAAAATACTTTGCAGATAAAGCTGTTTCAGTTTTTGTGTGTCCTCCTAATGTAGAATGCTTAGAGCAACGTTTAAGAGATAGAGCTACAGATTCTGAAGAAGCGATTAAAGAACGTGTGGCAAAAGCAGCTGAAGAAATGCCTTTTGGTGATCAATTTGATATTCGTTTAATTAACGAGGATTTACCAACAGCTCTTGCTAATGCAGAAAAATTAGTAGAAGAAGTAGTAGCATAA